One part of the Phragmites australis chromosome 3, lpPhrAust1.1, whole genome shotgun sequence genome encodes these proteins:
- the LOC133913094 gene encoding probable linoleate 9S-lipoxygenase 4, giving the protein MFWHAVADRLTGKNKEAWDEGKIRGTAVLVKKEVLDVGDFHASLLDGVHRILGWDEGVSFQLVSATARDPSNGGRGKVGKAAHLEEASVTLKSKTDGETVFRVSFEWDESQGIPGAVLVKNLQHAEFFLKTLTLEGVPGKGTVVFVANSWIYNHELYAHDRVFFANDTYLPSKMPAPLVPYRQDELKILRGDDNAGPYKEHDRVYQYDFYNDLGEPDKGKDHARTILGGSQEHPYPRRCRTGRPKTETDPNSESRLFLLNLDIYVPRDERFGHLKMSDFLGYSLKAVVEAVLPTIRTFIDDTPKEFDSFEDILGLYELGPEAPNNPVIAEIRKKVPEFFKSLLPNGGHDHPLKMPLPNIIKSDVLKKVPEDKFGWRTDEEFAREMLAGVNPVNIRRLTEFPAKSTLDPSQYGDHTSKITEAYIEHNLEGLTVQNALRNNKLFILDHHDNFMPYLDRINKLEGNFIYASRTLLFLKDDGTLKPLAIELSLPHPNGQQHGAVSKVYTPAHTGVEGHIWQLAKAYACVNDSAWHQLISHWLNTHAVIEPFAIATNRQLSVVHPVHKLLSPHYRDTMNINALARHTLINAGGIFELTVFPGKYALGMSSDVYKSWNFNEQALPADLLKRGVAVPDQSSPYGVRLLIKDYPYAVDGLVIWWTIERWVKEYLDIYYSNDGELQRDEELQAWWKEVRNEAHGDLNDRDWWPKMDTVQELARTCTTIIWVASALHAAVNFGQYPYAGYLPNRPTVSRRPMPEPGSKEYAQLEAGQEEADKVFIRTITSQWQTILGVSLIEILSKHSSDEVYLGQRVDPERWTSDARALDAFKRFGSRLKEIEDRIMKMNEDPAFKNRKGPVEMPYMLLYPNTSDVDGTKGEGLTAMGIPNSISI; this is encoded by the exons ATGTTCTGGCACGCGGTGGCGGACCGGCTGACGGGGAAGAACAAGGAGGCGTGGGACGAGGGGAAGATCCGGGGCACGGCGGTGCTGGTCAAGAAGGAGGTGCTGGACGTCGGCGACTTCCACGCCTCGCTCCTCGACGGCGTCCACAGGATCCTCGGCTGGGACGAGGGCGTCTCCTTCCAGCTCGTCAGCGCCACCGCGCGCGACCCCA GCAATGGAGGCAGGGGGAAAGTggggaaggcggcgcacctggAGGAGGCGTCGGTGACGCTCAAGTCCAAGACGGACGGCGAGACCGTGTTCCGGGTGAGCTTCGAGTGGGACGAGTCGCAGGGCATCCCCGGCGCCGTCCTCGTCAAGAACCTGCAGCACGCCGAGTTCTTCCTCAAGACGCTCACCCTCGAGGGCGTCCCCGGCAAGGGCACCGTCGTCTTCGTCGCCAACTCATGGATCTACAACCACGAGCTCTACGCCCACGACCGCGTCTTCTTCGCCAACGAC ACCTATCTTCCTAGCAAAATGCCTGCGCCGTTGGTACCTTATCGGCAAGATGAACTCAAGATTCTCCGAGGTGACGATAATGCCGGACCGTACAAGGAGCATGACCGTGTCTACCAGTATGACTTCTACAACGACCTTGGTGAGCCAGACAAGGGCAAAGACCACGCACGGACGATCCTCGGTGGCAGCCAAGAACATCCATATCCCCGTCGCTGCAGAACCGGTCGGCCCAAAACGGAAACCG ACCCAAATTCAGAGAGCAGGCTTTTTCTGCTGAACCTGGACATCTATGTTCCGCGCGATGAACGCTTTGGGCACCTCAAGATGTCAGACTTCCTTGGGTACTCTCTGAAGGCAGTCGTTGAGGCTGTTCTTCCGACAATAAGGACTTTCATCGATGATACACCGAAGGAGTTTGATTCATTCGAAGACATCCTAGGACTCTATGAACTTGGTCCCGAAGCACCCAATAATCCGGTAATAGCAGAGATAAGGAAGAAAGTCCCCGAGTTCTTTAAAAGTCTTCTGCCAAATGGTGGTCATGACCACCCCCTAAAGATGCCACTTCCAAATATCATTAAATCAG ATGTATTGAAAAAGGTCCCGGAAGATAAGTTTGGCTGGAGGACTGATGAGGAGTTTGCGCGAGAAATGCTTGCAGGCGTGAACCCAGTGAACATCAGACGTCTGACG GAGTTCCCTGCTAAAAGTACCCTGGATCCAAGTCAGTATGGAGACCATACCAGCAAGATCACTGAAGCTTACATTGAGCACAACCTGGAAGGCTTGACAGTGCAGAAT GCACTGAGGAACAACAAGCTCTTCATCCTGGATCACCATGATAACTTCATGCCATACCTTGACCGGATCAACAAGTTGGAGGGCAACTTCATCTATGCCAGCAGGACCCTGCTGTTCTTGAAGGACGACGGCACCCTGAAGCCCCTGGCCATCGAGCTGAGCCTTCCCCACCCCAATGGACAGCAGCATGGTGCGGTCAGCAAAGTGTACACCCCGGCTCACACCGGCGTCGAGGGCCATATCTGGCAGCTTGCCAAGGCTTACGCCTGCGTCAACGACTCTGCCTGGCACCAGCTGATCAGCCACTG GCTGAACACGCACGCGGTGATCGAGCCGTTCGCGATCGCGACGAACCGGCAGCTCAGCGTGGTGCACCCCGTGCACAAGCTGCTGAGCCCGCACTATCGCGACACGATGAACATCAACGCCCTGGCACGCCACACGCTCATCAACGCTGGCGGCATCTTCGAGCTCACCGTGTTCCCAGGGAAGTACGCGCTGGGGATGTCCTCCGACGTGTACAAGAGCTGGAATTTCAACGAGCAGGCCCTCCCCGCTGATCTCCTCAAGAG GGGTGTCGCCGTGCCGGACCAGTCGAGCCCGTACGGTGTCCGGCTGCTGATCAAGGACTACCCGTATGCCGTGGACGGGCTGGTGATCTGGTGGACAATCGAGCGGTGGGTCAAGGAGTACCTGGACATCTACTACTCGAACGACGGCGAGCTCCAGCGTGACGAGGAGCTGCAGGCGTGGTGGAAGGAGGTGCGCAATGAGGCGCACGGCGACCTCAATGACCGTGACTGGTGGCCCAAGATGGACACCGTGCAGGAGCTAGCCAGGACGTGCACGACCATCATCTGGGTGGCATCGGCGCTGCATGCGGCCGTCAACTTCGGGCAATACCCGTACGCAGGGTACCTCCCGAACCGGCCGACCGTGAGCCGGCGGCCGATGCCAGAGCCGGGCAGCAAGGAGTACGCCCAGCTGGAAGCGGGGCAGGAGGAGGCCGACAAGGTGTTCATCCGCACCATCACCAGCCAGTGGCAGACCATCCTGGGCGTCTCGCTCATTGAGATCCTGTCGAAGCACTCCTCCGACGAGGTGTACCTCGGCCAGCGCGTCGACCCGGAGCGCTGGACGTCGGACGCCAGGGCGCTGGACGCGTTCAAGAGGTTCGGCAGCCGGCTGAAGGAGATCGAGGACCGGATCATGAAGATGAACGAAGACCCGGCGTTCAAGAACCGGAAGGGGCCGGTGGAGATGCCGTACATGCTGCTGTACCCCAACACGTCGGACGTCGACGGCACCAAGGGCGAGGGGCTCACCGCCATGGGCATCCCCAACAGCATATCCATCTGA